A section of the Humulus lupulus chromosome 2, drHumLupu1.1, whole genome shotgun sequence genome encodes:
- the LOC133814193 gene encoding protein BLISTER-like, with protein MDILGSSPFDKPSTYSERLGPLSKLDSHSNSYAFESSMSSVSDSINEDFIALEQHIEDLTQEKFSLQRALEASRALAESLASENSSLTDTYNQQRGVVDQLKSDMDKLQEEIKAQLMELEAVKNEYTNAHLECNAADERSKLLASEVISLEEKALRLRSSELKLERQLENSQAEISSYKKKLSSIERDRMDLQSTIDALQEEKKLLQSKLRKASTGGKSVDVTQSSTHKKDESTSIEDLENEDTITNTSNQDVQDTSFIGIDASNFSMLPDNGYSNIPPDQMRMIQNINALIAELAMEKEELVQTLVSESSHCSQLKELNY; from the exons ATGGATATCCTAGGATCGTCTCCTTTTGATAAGCCATCCACATATTCTGAAAGGTTAGGTCCACTTTCAAAGCTTGACTCCCATAGCAATTCATATGCATTTGAATCTTCAATGAGTTCAGTTTCTGATAGTATC AATGAAGACTTTATAGCTCTGGAACAG CATATTGAGGATTTGACACAAGAAAAATTCTCCTTGCAACGTGCACTTGAGGCTTCTCGCGCTTTAGCAGAGTCATTGGCTTCTGAAAATTCTTCTCTTACAGACACATATAACCAACAG AGGGGTGTTGTTGATCAACTAAAATCTGACATGGACAAGTTACAGGAGGAAATCAAGGCCCAATTG ATGGAACTTGAGGCTGTTAAAAATGAATATACAAATGCACATCTAGAATGTAATGCCGCTGACGAACGCTCTAAGTTATTGGCTTCAGAAGTAATCAGTTTAGAGGAGAAG GCACTTAGACTGAGATCTAGTGAGCTAAAGCTTGAGAGGCAATTGGAGAACTCACAAGCTGAAATCTCTTCATACAA AAAGAAATTGTCTAGCATAGAGAGGGATCGTATGGACTTGCAGTCAACTATTGATGCTCTTCAAGAAG AGAAAAAGCTGTTGCAGTCCAAGTTACGCAAAGCTTCCACTGGTGGAAAATCCGTTGATGTTACCCAGAGTAGTACACATAAGAAAGATGAATCTACTTCTATCGAAGATTTAG AAAATGAAGATACCATTACCAATACCTCGAATCAGGATGTGCAGGATACATCTTTTATTGGAATTGATGCCTCCAATTTTTCAATGTTGCCTGACAATGGCTATTCAAATATACCTCCTGATCAGATGAGAATGATTCAAAACATTAATGCATTAATTGCAGAG TTGGCTATGGAGAAGGAAGAGTTGGTTCAAACTTTGGTGTCTGAGTCATCTCATTGTTCTCAGTTGAAG GAGTTGAACTATTAG